In Zingiber officinale cultivar Zhangliang chromosome 1A, Zo_v1.1, whole genome shotgun sequence, the DNA window attgGTCATCCTGGAAATCTCTGCCCTCAAAGATTTgcctcaaatttcattggtggttctACATTCTCAAGACAATCGTTTATTTCACAAGCATATCCTAAAGCTCTCTCATCTGTGCCTACTTACGGTAAAACCCtagagttttcatctactgattggtatattgacactggaacaactcatcatgtcacatcggattataatatccttacagacataatgtcatattatggctcagatacggttcaagtaggtgatgactcaggtttgcaaattgctaatcttggaaacacatatattcatttatctaatcgaacttttcacatgcgcaatatCTTTCATgctccatctatcactaaaaatttactttctacccgtcagttttgtcttgataacaatgtcatttttgagtttcatcataatcattatcttataaaagataaaggaacaaatgctattgtgtttcatgggagaatcaaaaatgacctctactatcttcaaagttcttcaatcaaagcttttgttggtgaacgcacaaataaaccagcttggcatgctcgacttggtcatccttctcttTATATTGTcgagtcaatcatcaataggtatgatttacctacttccattacctcctctccatctcattcatgtagggcctgcatggaatctaaaagtcataagctacctttctattcatccgattatgtttctaatttcccacttgaattaattcattctgatgtttggggccctgcacctgttttatctaaccaaggtttccaatattatgttacttttattgatcattttagtaaatatacttggctctatcctatgaaaagaaaatctgttttattggatatattctgtaaatttcaaaatcaagttgaacgatattttaattgtaaaatactttcttttcattctgattggggaggtgaatatcaagctctccatcgtcatcttgtctcttgtggaattgttcatcgagtctcttgtcctcacactccataacaaaatggctctgctgagagaaaacatagacacataGTCCGAACTGCCTtatctcttcttcatcatgcatcagttccatgtaaattttgggatgaagctgttaccACTGCTGTATATCTATAAATCGACtccctactccattgctcaatcataaatgtccttttgaaacactttataatcaaactcctaattacactttccttcgaatttttggttgtgcatgttatccatggttacgcccctactctaaacacaaacttgactctcgttcactacaatgtgttttccttggttacagcaatttgcaccatggttatcgttgcttacatataccaataggtcgaatttatatttcacgacatgttacttttgatgagactctattccctttttcagtaTCTTCTTCGATCTCTTCTCCAGATACAGGTGACACCTTCTTAATAccacctaatattgtcagaaatgatggcatcctaggtcctgctctgctctctaataactcccctataccatcagaatcacctcaggatgctgctccaatcttggaagcctcgccggtcgaagataatatgctctttAGTTCTGAATCCTCGGATAGtgcaagtccgtcatctacatcaccatgtcagcctacttcctcatcaccatcaataagtgattcagatgataatgctcctcgtcgtatgcttcccattagtgacattTATGAACGTTGCCCACTAAATGCGACTCGATATCATCTTCCACGGGCTCTAGTGGTTTCTTCGAAATCAATTGAACCTACTTGTTTTACgcaagcaaacaaggatccaaattggcgtagtgcaatggctacaaaatttgatgcacttcttcgtaATGGAACATGAAGTCCAGTTCCACGCActtcctcaatgaatgttgtgggctctaaatgggtattccgtcttaagtATCAAGCTGATGGCTCTCTTAAACGATACAAACctcgacttgtagccaaaggtttTAGTCAGCAACCAGGGattgacttcaatgacacttttagtccagtcatcaagattacatctgtcagactattattatcgataGCTGTTAGTTCCAATTGGCCTGTACGTCAATTAAACATCTCAAATgcgtttctccatggtcatcttgaggaaattgtatttatggagcaatcacctgggttcattcatccacaatttccatctcatgtttgctaacttaagaaatccttatatggtcgtcgacaagctcctcgtgcatggtttcatcgactatccaaTTAGTTACAATCTCAAGGATTTTCTTGATCAAAGACCGACTCGTctttatttcacaaatataatgatgggtctatgatattttttcttatttatgtggatgacatcctgatAATCGGTAATGATTTCAAGGGCAtcataactttattaagtcttcccaatcaagaatttcctacccgagatttgggcattgctcgtttttttcttggtattgagcttattccacataaggatgactatcttctctttcagagcaaatacattactagatttcttcaaagagccaaaatggatagagcacgtccggtctctacaccaattgctataaacaactctccatcttcatcctctcctgctctgtctgatccacagatttatcgaagtattgttggagccttacaatatgtcactatcacacgccctgatattacttttgcagtaaatcgtgcttgtcaattcatgcatgctccaactgaacaaaattgtgataatgtaaaaagaatatttcgctatctcaaaggtactattttacaaagtcttcttttatatcgtcaatcgtctcgagatttacatgcctatagtgatgtggattgggcaagttctcctgaagatagacgctctactagtggatatgcaatatttcttggacgaaatcttatctcatgaaaTTCGAagaagcaacctacggtatctcgttcaagtactgaggcagaatataaagttatagcaaatacaacgtctgaaattatttgacttcaatcacttctctctgaacttcatcttgcatctaatattgcaccaaaaatttggtgtgacaatattggagcaacatatctcacagcaaatccaatctttcatgctcgtacaaaacatgtggagattgattttcattttgttcgtgaacgtgtggcaactcaacaattatccgtctcttatatttctgctgaggatcaaattgctgatatctttactaagccattatccagacaacgtttcaacaagttagcaagcaaactcaacgtccaAGATCTCTCGTTAagtttgtcggggggtaaaagcgataaaagagaattaccagaattgatcggatcaaatcatcaaatcaaatcaaattagttttagaattattctaataattatgttataattattaaaataattctcaaaataatttttagaattattctgttatttattaattgattaattgaccgagtacttgtttaaaaaaaaggtaaatccgctaccttagcggccccacTAGTGccagccccacggatatggagggaggttcatgcaggtacacaggccatatgcgcatggtggggtaaaccccaggttgtcagttcctgagaatcgactcctggctattacgccagagatatcatgcgcccaccgtctgcgctacgccctgggggcccGAGTACTTGTTTAAACCCTATATATTATATTGTCTTGAGGGCAAGTATCAACAAaaacaataagattaattattactctcctattttatcttctttctattcttcttttaacaTTTTATACACTGGCCACTTTGATAGACCTGCAATGAGACCGGTTGTACTTAAAAGTTAAAAATACAACTTGTTTGCCTCCAAAAAAATTCAACAAACTCCCCAAATCAATCTAAATAACTTGGTTGAAATTTTAAAGTAACAGAATTTTCTCAATTAAACCCTGTTTCACCTTGTCACTGGAATACTTAGTTATTTGTTGTTCCACTAATGAATTTGGGAGAAATTACAAATAGGGAATTGTGATCAAGAATTTAATATATCATATGATCCATTGTGATCCAGTGAAATTGAGGGTAAGCTTGTTAGATGTAGTGAATGTAAGGCATTTGAATAGGTGGGAATATCTCTTAGTCTTTGCAGCCTTAAGGTCTTCATAAACTTTTAATCTTTGGCTGATTTGTTTGAGAGCATAATTGTTTGAGTGGTTTTAGGTGTCATTAGGCAATTGGAAATATCAATTACAAGGAAGTTAAATTGATCTGACTGCTGAATAGTTTCTTTCCAGTGGGGTCTTAGATATAAACAAGCTTCTCTGTAGTGAATCATAACTGGTTTTGCATTTATTATTGGCATCGGTAGACCTTCTCCTGAGCTGATCTCATGTTCTTTAATCATCGCAGCTATCAGTTCGTAACTGTTTTATAAGGGGATCAGTGGTACGATATGTCGAACTCCCCCCTGATGGTGTGGACGTCGACATCCTCCATGATGCAACAAGGAGAGAAGCTCGTGGAAGCTGATTCTGCAGCTAGGAATTTTCAAATAGCACTTTCGTTGCTggccttggattttttttttttgtcgacTCTTGCCACTTGTGCAAACAAATTAGTATCTCATGTTTGCACCTTATTATACTGTGAAATAGTCTTAAACTGCTCTCGGTTTCAGGATTCAACGTTTTCATTATTCAGCCAGTTTTTTGTCTACTGGAATAAGACCGGAAGTTGTTGATTTTTCTTGCGATTACCTCGTACACAATATTTAGAACATAGAAATTTCGTCTAAATTTTGCCAACCGTTAGGGGACTTGTTGGATGAACAGGCATTTCGCTAAATTAACAAGAGGGAcgatctcaaaaaaaaaaaaaaaaaattgtattataAAGTTATTATACGTAAAATATGAttataatgaaaattattttatctagattgaaattataaaatatgaaatgctattatattaaaatattcttttgattaaaattatttttaactctaTTAATATTATAAAAGAAGCATTATTTTATtacattaaaattatttaaatttaattaaaatcatttagaTCAATCAAAATCattctaaatttaaataatttaaattaaattgttaaaaaataatttaatataataatgttatatatatttgttttattaaaatattattgtaaTAAAAGTGACACTCATATTTGaaattctttcttttatttttttttaaaagaaacactttatttttataaattaataatattttattcttttcaaaattatttaatcttgGTAAATTAGTCCCAAAATCAAAGTTTTCAATTTAAAGAGCGGGAAAATGAATTATTTGATATTCTCAGTCGAGATGAACTCATAAACCCGCGAACTGGCCTATAAaataacaaacaaacaaactaaaATCGCTAATTAAACAAACAACCGACGAAGGAAGAAACGATCGAGCGCGCGATGGCGGCGGCGAACATGAAGATGAAGATGCAGCTGAGGAAAGGGAGCGAGGTTGATGTCCAGCGGTGGGACGGCGACTCCTACTCCTGGCTCTCCGGCGACGTCGTCTCCGGCAACGGCCGCACCTACCTCGTCCGCATCCACGGGGCAACTACGTCCCAGGCCGCGGTACTCGAGCGAGTCGCTCGAAAGTTTATTAGGCCGACGCCGGTCCCGGTTGGCCTCCGCGCCCTCTACTCCTGGAGCACAGGCGACGAGGTGGAGGCGTTCGTGGACCACGCCTGGTGCCCGGCGGTGGTTACCGCCGTCGGCTACGGGAAGGTCATTGTCTACCTTCACGGgaagatgaagaaaatcagaGTCCGCACGTGCGAGCTTCGGCTGAGGAGGCAGTGGGACGGCAATCAGTGGACGCTTCTCGATAAGGTAAATCAATCACATATTGATTCTCAATCAATTAACgctctgtgttttttttttttttgtttgtgatCATTATTAAGATTTATGATTCGATATGTATCTCACATGTTTATCGCGCAGAAACCAAGGGAGGCGATTATTTCCCGTGAATTCCCGGCGGCGGCTGATTCACATAACGTTGCCGGCTAGCAGAGTACGTAGAATCTTCGGCTGAGAGGAGGAAGAGCAGAGGGGAGGAATTGTTTTACAAGATTCTGGTTATTCTTCTTCCATTGGACGTTGCAATTGAGTAATTAGGATTCATGTATAACTTTTTCAGGTTTAGGGTTCTGATTGTCCTTCCACCTTGTAATTAATTAGGATTTCGAATAACTTTTTCAGATTCTGATCGTTCTTCCTTCGTAGGAAATTGTAGTTAACTCGGTTGAACGATAATATTTTTGCATTCATTAATATCACTTTGTCAGAAACTCCTTCCTTGTAAAATGCTATTACACGATTTTAACACCCTAAAATTGACTTTGATCTTGCGACTTCAATGCCTGTAAACTTTGATTGATCTAACTAGGATCAAGTAAATGAATACATCTTAAATATTTTATACATTGATACGACGAATAAGATAGGGTCCTAAGAATATGGTATAAGACAGACCGATCGACTATGAGCGAACGAACATTTTATCCAATCGGACTAGGCATCCGATCAAATCCTGAGTCCTCTTGGTTTGATTGAATCCCGAGCCTCCCTAGTTTGATTGGACACTTATTATCCGATCGGACTCCTTGTCTGATCGAATTCCGAGTCCTCGAGGTATCTAACCTTCCGCAATTGACCAGACCCATTAAAGAGTGACGCCTGATGGGATAATAGAAGGGACTCGGCCGGCCCACCATTGAAGTATATCAATCAATAGCCTAATATCTTTTTTGTCATCTTGTGTAACTACTATTAGAAAATCGTTGGAATATTACATATGCGATTCGTACAGTAAAAGTTTTTACCTTGCAGGTGCATCGGTGATGAACATAATTTAGGAATGACTGTGATTTGTTAAATTAGTTgatcatattttaaaaatacattgATATTCATGCAGAGATAAAACATCACTATATAATGGGTCTCCACCTACAAACACAAGTAGGACCGACCTTGAGACATGTCACCTAGGGTGGCGGACTAGGGCCTCCGATTTTTTAGGGTCCCTAAATTTGACatacatatatattatatattatatatatacaatatataatatataattagattgttttaattcaaaatctaaaaagTATATTGATGGATTGTATTAATAAAGGCTCAAATatacttatcattaaaatttaaaaatctaaaaaatacaaaaaaaaaaaaaaaaaaaaagaatgaaggTCAacggtgttttttttttctttccaaactttattttttatacatctcttttttattattaatttgttTACAGGAGAGTGAAGTCTGAATCTTGAATATCAATTTtccccctcttttcctttgaatctcttctaattaTAATAGAAAAGTCTATTCtccaattaaaattttagttttattaatattatcattatcaATATATAAGCAGcttgaaaattttattaattgaaaatgaggtattagaaaaatttaattttgaagatcttattgatgattttatttttcaaaatgctaGAAGATCTAGATTTTTTCGAGGATTATTTGATATATATATCTTTTTGTATTTGAAGGTATTGCACTTTTTGGAGAGGCTCAAGAAATATATTTGGCAAAATGTTATATTTTTTAGAGAATcttgataaatatattttatatagagtttatcatattttaaatgaaatttattgattttcaaaattttctattataAACTCTATTTACTGTatgtaagtaaaaaaaaaaaaatctccaagTCTCTTTTTCTCTTTTGGCGGTTTTGCCAAGGGCCCTTAAAAGTCAAGATGGCCTTAAACACAAATAAATTTTGCTAACAGAATTCACTATTCACAGCCACTCTTCTTCACTCTTTAGTTTCAGCTCCCTATCTAACTTGATTGTTAGAGTACTTATACTTGGGACCTTTCCCTAACCTGGTTGCTgatgttttcttcctccttcATTCTTCTTGACGTGTAGGCTCGCTCGAGGTGCCAGGTTCCTCTTGTTCGGAGTCCCTTTACTATCAACCTCGGAGTCACTTAACAAGCATGTCAACTTTCTTaatttcagataggatcatacatgaataaaaaataaactccaattaaatctgatcctatccgaatgctgaatcaacggacgctgggcacgtggcgctctccgggttgctgatgtagatctccggctagtctcacgaagctccggcgaacctgcacagaagtcgggccgggaaggggttcccggcggcgaccctccgacgctcaagtcaggtaagcaagtggtggaaaaagtagctccaaagcttgtagaacgcgtacctccggcgaagtctgagactctttatatagagcggtgaaagagcttctacacgcccaccgaggcgcgtacgtgtcctcagcccatacctcggtatgtgtttgtcagaaagcttacctgacgccatactgcaatagtcccatcgcgccttcgatgggacaacaggagaccccgttgtcagactaggagtatggcttagccatacgacttgacggctgtcagcagatgttcctgtccctatttacccaccgtcggccaggacgtccatccggccggctagacgaagagcgccgtccggacggccctaattccctgcgccggccgggcggcgcgcccattacgtcctgccttctcttaggccttccgctcggtcattatttactgtttcattgagcgtcggaaccccgatccctgtcagggcgccttttactatcagatgtttactggcagaccgatcggcttgcccttttctcatgagtccggtcggctcacccttcttcgacggaccacctggccttttgacctccacatgACGTTGACCCCTCgatagggggtcccgggctcttaccaccggatcacttgccttcccctcgagtctagtcgaaggaggcgaagtccaactgactggactgccgatctgactgagcaatgatcactgcattaggccgctcggccaggcatagggatactcatccgttcggcggtatcttgtccgtgccttgtgttctcttggaatccatgtccgatgctctcccctactacccatcacgtgcgctgcgcacggtaaggggagctcattaaatgcggccagtatcctgctgacacgtggcgatcgtgagtttgtcagcgtatggcggtggcgt includes these proteins:
- the LOC121997349 gene encoding uncharacterized protein LOC121997349, which translates into the protein MAAANMKMKMQLRKGSEVDVQRWDGDSYSWLSGDVVSGNGRTYLVRIHGATTSQAAVLERVARKFIRPTPVPVGLRALYSWSTGDEVEAFVDHAWCPAVVTAVGYGKVIVYLHGKMKKIRVRTCELRLRRQWDGNQWTLLDKKPREAIISREFPAAADSHNVAG